A region of the Dreissena polymorpha isolate Duluth1 chromosome 6, UMN_Dpol_1.0, whole genome shotgun sequence genome:
atttaacttaatatgtttaaaataatgatattgtaaaattgtgttattaATGTCTAGGCAGAGTAGGTgctttataaacatgttttattacgAGACGTTTTCATACTCGAAACGCTGTCCTGCTTTGACTACTCgttataaaaactgttttaaatgaTGCTATTCATGAAACCCACTGGACCATTGACATCACTCCTGTCTTGTCCCAGAAGTAACGACATGTGCATTTTCAATAGTATGAAGCATATATAGGTTCCACTAACCCCCAGCTCGAATGATTTCAGCACTTTCCGGTAGCCGGCCCCTGCAGGCGGCAACAGACGGAGCACCTCGTTGACGACGTTGTTCAAATACTTGAGTTCATTAATCTTCTGAAATGACAGGCTGTCGGTGGCACAATCGTACCCGTCAACGACCATATCGTTCTGTTCATAACACAACTTATGCCTGATTTCGTCCAGTAATTTCTTCACAACGTCTTTTCGTTGCCCTAGAAACATGACGGAGTTCGTAGTCGCACTCGCCAGCGTCTCGTGGCCTGCAAAGAGCAAATCGACCACAACTTCGATCAAACTCTCTTCACGGTCTTCGCCAAGGGCTTCGCTTGATTTAAAGATGGCCGTCATCACTGGAGTAGAAGGCCCCTTTTGTACATCAGCTATTACCTCACGAATAATGGCATGCAGCTGTTTTTTCGCCTTCAATGCCTGTcagaaaataatataattgtatgcataaaaaatattccacattataaaacaaaacgaAAGGGTGTTCTGAAATATATGTACTAGTAATGGTCAGCATTTTGATGAGGACAATAAAAGCCGACACTGACGTAACCATTTTTTCTTAAGTGACTAATACCTTCAAGAGTTTACTGGTTAATGAAAAATCTTCTTTGCATGTCCCCGAAAGGAAGTATAGGGgaatcaggggtggcgaaatgtCCCAATTGCCCGAATCGTTCATTtacttgtctgggcaactgatttttttcaattaagttgtccgtggacaagcaGTTGGGTCgaagaatacaaaaaaaatacattgtattaaagccgttattaagttttacaaaactggatgttgacacgcgattacattgtcagtgctatttgcggagcaatcaagctacaTGTAAAATACGGGCAcactcctgcgcagtgatctcacTTATTCTATAaaagaccgggagcatgccgcattttcaacattcggcacAACTATTAGAAAGTGTACAGGCTGGTTGCCTGGTTGCTTTATtattacaatcagacggaaataaaagtatctaactaagataatcaaaacacggtctacatGTACATTGTTATTTCAGACGACTTAAACGTTACAGATGGAACTGATGAGGttcacatattggactagtttaatgtGTTAAGATTacgatcagagctccagataatacTATTATATTTAGATATTTCACTCATGACTTTTTTAGGTGgtaagtaaaatacaaaatcaaagacttttgcgGGAGAATTCAAAATACTCCAGGAAAAGTCtttgtgtattttataaaaaaaattaaacatgaacatccagaaaacatgtattaataataaaaattatctaCTCTTTTTTACATAAACATGAATTTTGAAATGGCTGATAAAATAAACCAGGGCACTGTTGGTCCAACTGATAATTGAACAAAATGCGtatgccaatttttttttgatgatttttttcactcaACAAAAGAATAATTTGTGTAATGCATGTTaaaataacactagctttgcaagattaaaagtctttatattgtttataatatactgctataatgaatgtaccatggaAATAAAACTAtaactaaaacaagcaaattatacTCATGTTGATATAgtccacattattttacattaatcaataaatgcgtttacaatttatataaacataaacggatagtgtagttcagcaacggacaagttaaatttcctaatgaTTGTCTGTGAACAAGTATAGTTTATTTTAGATATCGCCACCCATGGAAATCGCATCGTAAGTCCCTTCGTCTATCGGCCTTCCCCCCGTCAGTCGTTTCCGATTATAATGATTATAACTCATCAGGTATTGAAGGgttcaaataaaacttcatatATTAGAATTGCATGTTTTAAACCAGAATTTATAGAAGAGGTAATTGGTTGGTTTTCTGGTGGCAAGTTTGCATTTTTTATCATGATGAAGAGCCACCTACCTGCCGAAACCCAAATCCAGGAAAGTTCACCGGTATAGAAAATATACTTCTGGTAAAGTCCTCAAAAATCTCGTGCATTTCTCCAATCTTATGCTCATTTGGCTTAATGCCAATCAGTGCGCACGCCGAAATCCGAAACGCCATCTGCTTGCATTCTGGGTAGGTGACAATATCTCTTCTGCTTTTCCAATCAGTCAGAACGGAAGTGACACAATCCTGGATAAATGGAATCATCTCTTCAAGCGTCTCCCTACtgaaaaagtaatttaaaatgtcaaagagagagagagagagagagagaaagagagagagagagagagagagagagagagagagagagagagtgagggggagggagggagagagggagggagggagagaaagggagagagagaaagagatagagagagagagtgagTGAGCTTTTAAATGATCAGGcttttaaatcataaaaatatGCATAGAATGGATATTATAGAGCATGGTTAATTtttagtattactttttcctctcaaatatcataactacgacaaaaacttgcgaatctaaaacactttttttattttgtaaatataccaAAACAAGACCTTCAATTACTACTTTCGATTGAACTGGGGCGTTTTCCAGTTCTTATTCGATCAACAACTTTTAAATAGCCGTTTATAAATAAATccacaaatgtaaataaatatcaagaGAATGTGCAAattgaacatgtattttatatacatgtatttccatttctaAAATGTATTCATACTGAATAGTTATACAGTTATCAGACTATAAACTGGTGTGTTAATAAATCAcattaataaaatgcattaaaatgtgaCTAACCAAAGTTCAGTTGTTGTTATTTTCGTTTTTATCAGCGGTTTCATTTAAGACCAATGTGGCATGTAAGTCACCATGTTATgttgacagaacagaacagaacagaacagaatagtttatttttgacttaagcatgtgaagctcatcgtcattaacatacatataaataacagcatgcgttgaagtacacacaaaaacacacatcattttaaagaataaataatcaaaataaacacgaaataaacatagttcgtgaacatatttcgtgagaatggtacatggatgggtttaatacacagtggtcacacaatgttatgcatataggtttacaaatataggtataattacatatttctgaccttatttttttgtaaaaatgtatttctatttaacactacatatatatgacattttctcttattttaaagcatgttaaacaatacatggctagctttcttaatacagttttgtttgagctattaagtagtttaataaacttgaacatatttggctgGATTCTATAAtagttcggaattaatgcattcctaacatcattataataaggacatttaagaacaaagtgaaattcatcctcgatttcattaaggttacataatatacatttgcgttgatctctgtcaatattctggtgtctgcccgtttctatggataatttatgagaggacaaacgtaattttgcaataatgttcctatgtttgttgttgtcaacaatatcaagatacgatgatctttcaaaaaccggtttgagttccttatataggatcattgagctacacgacgtcacactgacatcccagttggtaatatactggtctcgtaatctgtttttgaataacgggataaagtgatcattgttaacagattcggggaatagccatacataggtgaaaccggtttggttaagaatgtcccgtattttcgatgaccaattgttagcattatttttacgttcaatttctaatctttgtaaaactacaacttgtttaagaatacaatttccctgtttcacagtatgtaatttcaaaaaatatttaaccatcctgacatatctgtcgatatgcaagggaaatcgaccaacttcggcatatagcgatagtgaatttgttgacatttttacgttcaatagtcttttacaaaaatattgaatttcACCCGGCTATTTGCTGTAGGTAAAGCTATTATTTAAATGAAGAGTATATTCTGCTTTTCGTAATCATCCGTTTACGTAAATTTGTTATGAAACCCCTTGTTGTGAATGTTGATTTTACACGTCTTTGttgtttaaaacatatttctTATCGAACAGTTCAAAGAGTTGCGATTAGAGAtgtgaccgaatatccgaatattcgaatattcgaaaatcggccaAATAATCGAATCCACAATTCATAATCGAATATTCTATTTTATGCAAAGATACTTCCAACacagtacatgtacaaagtcgcagttttggTCTCCATTATAAGTCATTGCTTTGATATCATCTTCCATCAATGAACAAGATGATAATGGCAGATTGGATggtataaggagagggaccaatcgtCGATTTACTATCAATTTCGAGTTATGCAAtgtgtacaaactattttctgaaaatcagtcgaaaatgaaagtaaatttatgtaaaacattaacgttattgataaacattaaataattgtgttttgacAGATTTTTAAAACTCAGCGTCAGCTGTATAAACAGTGGTTCATATTAACTTAAGTAACTTTATTAACGCAGTTATTTGCATGGTTATGTTACCGcaagataattgtatttgtataaacgatggttacttCGTTCTTAGAGAACCATTGCTATTTGTTAACTTACCacagtaaaattaccaacaatgcaaCCCTAAAAATGACGTCGTATTCGCGCAATTTGTCAGACGAACAGTATGGCCTCTGACTCTGTCACAAAAGAAATAAGCGAAACACGGACTAAACCAATTAGTAACCGAGTGGTGGATTTGTTTAAGAATtttaaattaatgaaagaaaatcttcataaactCAAAGCAAACCAAAGCGGTCACGCGTTACCTAATAAGTAATGGACACAATGCTCGTTGTAGTCAGAAACTTGGtacaagacattatttaaagccccattaacactcaaaatcaatgaatatttcgtaaaatatttcataaaataaagttaacctatACAAAAGAAttgttccttacagcaatagagcaatagccaaaatgtgaaCGCTAGATGTGGATTGGTAACGTAGATTTAACAAGATGCATTGTtacaagaccacatctagcgttgaaattatggctattatattCGGAACACAGAtgttgtatgggttaactttattttacgaaataattaactaaatattcgttaattttgagTGTTAACGGGGCTTTTAAAGGATCTGTCTGGTTATGAACGCATTGAATCGCAAAACTCATTAATTTATCGGGATGATATAACTATTGTGGTTAGTCTACATTAGCGACACGGTAATTCCCATGGACCGAAGTAGGATGCAAcgaagcaaaacaacaaaaagaacacatacttttttaaatatgttgtcacaagatttattatcgaatcccGGTTTAATACATTTGCACGCTTTTGAACATAATTTCACAAAATGATGATCGAATTCAAGCTGTATAAAGTTTAAAGCAATACaagtgtgcgttttgcaacaatgcgttttgcaagatagaatctatatttgaaatatgacatgAGTAAATAgacatcaaaatatttttttggaacAAAATCGTTTGCATTGAGTATCAAATTAattgaagtttgtatttaaatagctaataGTTATTTTATGTTCATGCCATTAAGCATAAATATTGGAGACTTAATATGATAACTTCATGCGTTTCAAGTGACCGAATTAATATACGTAAGAtcattaaaattatgtttcaattaagctttattttatttaattcttacatAGTTGATAAGTCTACTTCTTGCTTTGTTCACTTAACTTACTGTCTCTTATACATATTGAAGACTACGGAAAACAGAATATTGTTTAAGCtttgaaaatgctgattttttctcgcGATTAGTTAACCTTAAATCTTAAATGCAGTATAACAGAGCTGTCTACGCCTAACATACCGGTAATGTTGCACTCGAGAAGTAGAAGTTGGTTGTCAacagggggcaataaagggataaaCGATGGTAACttttagccagacagagcttgaatagcgaatgtTAATGTGAATTTATAGAACGTTTTAACAAATATctggacaaattgtctcatatcgaAACGCCGGAACAATCACCAAACTGGCGGAACTGTCCCGTCGAAATCTgtcatgtatgttttaattccgttatccatatatcaaatcaatgattatctaatcagaatttagtttCTCAAATCTAAACACATTAAATCGTTCTTAAATGGTTCTTTATTCCAGAAAAATAGCGAaaccaaaagcataaatattatcgatAAAAAGTAATCTAAATCAATTAAAAGTATTACAATAAATTAGAATTAGGAGAATGTTAATTCCTGAAGTATCTTAATTTtaatgaaactaaacagtatttatttaaaaaagagtaTATAAATAAAGGTGCTTAAAAAACTCTATCCTGTTTTTCAGAGCCGCAcataaaatacgatttttagtggcatttgtggcaatcaggaacagaaatttgctccggacggtcataatttcgaacattttaatataaggttaAACATTCGAATATTCAAATTTATTCGAATACTGgcaaacgaatattcgaatatcgttTCCAGTATTCGTTTTCATCCCAAGTTGCGATATAGGTAACCTATTCTAGCTGGAATTATTATTTCGTGACGGGTCGTGATAAACAGACATAACACTTAAGTTATTAGTATGTTAATCAGTTAGTGTGCTTTGCAAGACCAACCCGTAATCAAAATCCGAGCCTAAGAGTAAACAGACTAAATAACATCATTGCATTgacataaattgataatttatttaaaaaatgatgtagaacttattatttctattttGAATCAGCTTACGTAAATGAGCTTTTAGTTGCGCCAGACATTAACTACTGAAGTAAAACAAAATCCGGTACAAGAATATTGTTTGGTTTGATAATGGACAGTGTATGGGCTCAATACATGATAAGGCGATTGGTCAATTATGCAAATATGATTAAATATCATATGCGTTTATAAAAGGCCTCTGTTTAAATAAGCGTCGTCTACGAACACATAATACAGACAAATTTAATATTGAGTCTAACCTTAACGCGTGCATGAcgtttcttctttttattttgtggACGTAACCGGAAGTCTGCGAGATGGCTCCCTCGCCGATCAACAGCCGGACACTTTGCGGCCAGTATGCCGTCACGATTGTGTTTTCTCCCATCAGAATTTTCTTCACGTTGTCTGCACCGACGACCCGGATGATTGGATTGAGAAATAAGTGACTCTTGTATATGCTGCCATAGCGACGCATTTTCTCGTTGCAAAAGCCTTCTTCCTGTACAATTTAAACggcaaatatataatttggttacggggtctctgatttagaaataggccgtggggttcccactttaaacacatgtatatccatacccttttttacccgatataaacacgaaataaGGTATATAGGGGGaccttatatattattatatataaatacgtcatttatttaacgtgttatacaaggaaatataaaGCGAAATTAATTGCGagatatataaaatttcaatttcagacgtgattgtggttttagatttaagaccttattgtgacatttgattgcattacctcccctacaccccctcatagtaattaaaggtgcctagaacgcggggttgtatacagaccccgttttttatactGACCTCGTAAGTATactctgaaaactaccgagaccgcgtaactggcactatgtattagtttaaataaataaattaatacataaataaataaataaataaattaaaaaaaaaaatatatatatatatatatatatatataataacaggtTATTGTCCAatcgttttgaaatatatcaggcgaggcttagaataatataacggcgaggtttgcctagccgttattttattcgtgcctagcctgatatattacaagacgatgggacagtaacatgtttttctgtttatcataccacattttcctacaaatctgcaaaacaatccattttttaatatgtaaaatgtacggatccccgctgattgtgctgatccggcttttacacgttgacatacaagtagcaacggcgttcgaaaagacgacacgaataatcgcttattttaaacatcgtataaagaaaaacagttgtttgcactacgaatgggaagagtactcccgctttaattataaacgtcttgaattggataTCAGGAATAGACTGCAGCGACATATtgaatcgaagaacacacttcaccgaatagattggagacgccattttgaagatgtgtattgaaattgacattttgatgatggtgtcaatattgacataagcgtgttaaatcgtttgtttaaatagttgaggattagcatacacaTATCATTTggcttgactttctgtgcaacacttgcgagtgcaatgactatatcgatatttaagatgtattgtcccattgatgacgtcatttaacttctggaGTGCGGGctgtatgtgatttttttttaaataaacgtttttgcgATTTAtgacaaattgtttgttttgttcaatCTGATTCATGTTGATACAAATAGTTGACTATtaaaatcccacgtaactccaaactttgactgatataagaacttcctgttgatcatgatatcaaaatatatcaggcaacgttatatcaggctgatatcaatgcggtggtataaaaaatatatatatgaaaccgTGTAACGAAAATAACAAGTATAATGATAGATATTCTTTTCGTGCACTTAAGTCATGTTTAAACATAAATCCCTATTTCTAAGATGAATTGTTTACAAAACGTGTTTCTCACAATAATCTCCTAATAAAGATCTCATAAACAGTAAACGTAATACGAAAAATCGCGAATACCAACAGGAACAAAACGACGACGCCAATTAAATATCTATCAATGTTAATCTGCTTACATCGTTCAAAAAGTCCATGGTCTCTCCGATGAAGGGGAAACCCATGTCTCCAGGGGGAAGGTCAAGGTCGGGCAGCTCCTCACGTGCTACCCTAACGACGATGTACCATCGCCATAGCAATCGTATGATGCTGAGCATTGAGTTCATGCATGTAGAAACGGCATGTGATAACGTCATTAATACCATCATGGATACGGCCATTACGCCTGTACGCTTGGAAGTGCAAAGTTCTGTATTCATGTTTCTGTAAGAGAAGGCGACATATAACGTCAACATATATGCCGAATTAATATGATTTCAACAACCATACCGATGTTGCATAAT
Encoded here:
- the LOC127833835 gene encoding cytochrome P450 26A1-like; this encodes MNTELCTSKRTGVMAVSMMVLMTLSHAVSTCMNSMLSIIRLLWRWYIVVRVAREELPDLDLPPGDMGFPFIGETMDFLNDEEGFCNEKMRRYGSIYKSHLFLNPIIRVVGADNVKKILMGENTIVTAYWPQSVRLLIGEGAISQTSGYVHKIKRRNVMHALSRETLEEMIPFIQDCVTSVLTDWKSRRDIVTYPECKQMAFRISACALIGIKPNEHKIGEMHEIFEDFTRSIFSIPVNFPGFGFRQALKAKKQLHAIIREVIADVQKGPSTPVMTAIFKSSEALGEDREESLIEVVVDLLFAGHETLASATTNSVMFLGQRKDVVKKLLDEIRHKLCYEQNDMVVDGYDCATDSLSFQKINELKYLNNVVNEVLRLLPPAGAGYRKVLKSFELGGFLIPKGWVVMYGIRDTHITSPVFENAADFDPDRWADIDASSSHGHNKARFQFLPFSYGARGCIGKTFAQLVLKIFIIELVQQCEWQLRNDRPKIRFAPMPVPADNLTIAVKPRTVK